The following proteins are encoded in a genomic region of Candidatus Equadaptatus faecalis:
- a CDS encoding CidA/LrgA family protein, translating into MKFLKQFALILAVCFAGEILHAILPFPVPAGIYGVGILFLCLEFKVVKVSAIKETAKFFIEIMPVLFIPPAVALIEVWRDLQPHWVVYFAAAFFSTFFVMFVSGRTAQYLADKADGGKDNERL; encoded by the coding sequence ATGAAGTTCCTGAAACAGTTTGCTCTCATACTTGCCGTCTGTTTTGCAGGGGAAATTTTGCACGCGATACTTCCTTTTCCTGTCCCTGCGGGAATTTACGGCGTTGGAATTTTGTTCCTCTGCCTTGAATTTAAAGTAGTCAAAGTCTCTGCAATAAAGGAAACGGCAAAATTTTTCATAGAAATTATGCCCGTGCTGTTTATCCCCCCGGCGGTCGCGCTTATCGAGGTGTGGCGCGATTTGCAGCCTCACTGGGTTGTTTATTTCGCGGCGGCGTTTTTCTCAACTTTCTTTGTAATGTTTGTATCAGGCAGAACCGCGCAGTATCTTGCCGACAAAGCAGACGGAGGCAAAGACAATGAGCGGCTTTAA
- a CDS encoding linear amide C-N hydrolase, with the protein MKKKFLWLLIAILAGASVFGFSLYKSCNAEYLAKPAEALKFEKVSDYLYRVRYAEPDYSAVNDVEALSRFFKKRADAGNGKAFACTAVVNGNIYGRNLDYHIGQYPEVIVWVDGKDGRYASIAVGILSNVHYKDMESEKLSDDMKRLLPFMITDGMNEKGVTCNMNYVPYDVKNDSTNPKAEELPFMMVNRYILDNAGSAAEAVELLKGRNLVEKPKNLGLHWMIADTKESYVVEIVDNELRVVKNPKAMTNYYLSVDGYTPHACGIERMDIVNKNYDRANTVEGMRSLLQSVHYTQSYKKSTNPFWYSEHYQYDSATGKDYTVNTPKEEMAPLIEKVTEKFSHCTRDKPDGFWETVHSSVYDMDKLTLRVSMHEDYDKYWDFKLK; encoded by the coding sequence ATGAAGAAAAAGTTTTTATGGCTGTTGATCGCAATTCTTGCAGGGGCTTCTGTTTTTGGTTTCTCGCTTTATAAATCCTGCAATGCAGAATATTTGGCAAAGCCCGCCGAAGCGCTGAAATTCGAGAAGGTCTCGGATTATCTTTACAGGGTTCGCTATGCCGAGCCTGACTACAGCGCGGTTAATGACGTTGAAGCGCTGAGCAGATTTTTTAAGAAAAGGGCAGATGCCGGAAACGGGAAAGCCTTTGCCTGCACCGCTGTCGTGAACGGAAATATTTACGGGCGCAATTTGGACTATCACATCGGACAGTACCCTGAAGTTATAGTGTGGGTTGACGGAAAAGACGGGCGTTACGCAAGTATCGCGGTAGGTATTCTTTCAAACGTGCATTATAAGGATATGGAGAGCGAAAAATTGTCCGATGATATGAAACGCCTGCTTCCGTTTATGATCACCGACGGCATGAACGAAAAAGGCGTGACGTGCAACATGAATTACGTTCCTTACGACGTTAAGAACGACAGCACAAATCCCAAGGCGGAAGAACTGCCGTTTATGATGGTGAACCGTTATATTCTTGACAATGCCGGAAGCGCGGCTGAGGCGGTTGAACTGCTGAAGGGCAGAAACCTTGTTGAGAAGCCGAAAAATCTCGGTCTGCACTGGATGATAGCCGACACGAAAGAGAGCTATGTTGTTGAAATAGTTGACAATGAACTGCGCGTTGTTAAAAATCCGAAGGCAATGACGAATTATTATCTGTCGGTTGACGGTTATACGCCTCACGCCTGCGGTATTGAGCGCATGGACATCGTTAACAAAAATTACGACAGGGCAAATACAGTCGAGGGAATGCGCAGTCTGCTGCAGAGCGTGCATTATACGCAGTCGTACAAAAAGAGCACAAACCCGTTCTGGTATTCGGAGCACTATCAGTACGACAGCGCAACGGGAAAGGATTACACCGTGAACACGCCGAAAGAAGAGATGGCTCCGCTTATTGAAAAGGTTACGGAAAAATTTTCGCATTGCACGCGCGACAAGCCGGACGGTTTCTGGGAGACGGTTCACAGCTCTGTGTATGATATGGACAAACTGACTCTCCGCGTTTCCATGCACGAAGATTACGACAAATACTGGGATTTCAAGCTGAAATAG
- a CDS encoding amidohydrolase, with product MKKVIYGNIITVDEHKPRAEALIIEDGIIKYAGSREYAEKLSDGAEIVDYGENFVYPGFMEAHCHGISAAERFCFNADLSAARSCEDMIEIMNRYIADNPDRNVYLGSGWGETGGTPMAQRKIAEIFDAVKTDKPIFMRSADCHSGLLNSAGMKYFGIDANAVKEYGSALVRADENGNPTGYVCENGLLLVLGKLKFTVEEYKKALLVWQDYAFSRGVTAAGEAYADAGGENGIRAYSELDREGKLKLRSFGMHCVMETTETPVEDVQRIAERAKKYNGEHFKINALKLFMDGVIEAHTGWLEEEYADQPGYFGAKRFCDREKLALTIKAGFENGLTSHIHSVGDAATRCALDAIENAELETGNFGMRCALAHLQQVRPADVKRMADLNCVAVVAPLWCAKAQPYYDMECGYVGEERALRDYPVKAFRDYGAAIAFHTDFPVSPSFDMPGQIYMANMRQMPYSYAPLLGANSCGAKSQRGAEQAIDRMEALKAMTVNVAWMNHEENRLGTIETGKIANFTVYDTDFVNCDVEEIPTAKLVATLVEGEEVYKAQQ from the coding sequence ATGAAGAAGGTTATTTACGGAAATATTATTACGGTTGACGAACACAAGCCGCGTGCGGAAGCTTTGATTATTGAGGACGGTATTATAAAATACGCCGGTTCGCGCGAGTACGCCGAGAAGCTTTCAGACGGAGCGGAGATTGTCGATTACGGTGAGAATTTTGTTTATCCCGGCTTTATGGAAGCTCACTGCCACGGAATTTCCGCGGCGGAAAGGTTCTGTTTCAATGCCGATTTGTCGGCTGCGAGAAGCTGCGAGGACATGATTGAAATTATGAACCGCTACATTGCGGATAACCCTGACAGAAACGTATATCTCGGTTCAGGCTGGGGAGAGACAGGCGGAACTCCGATGGCGCAGAGAAAGATTGCTGAGATTTTTGACGCCGTGAAAACAGACAAGCCGATTTTCATGCGCAGTGCGGATTGTCATTCAGGACTGCTCAACAGTGCCGGAATGAAATATTTCGGCATCGACGCGAACGCTGTTAAGGAATACGGATCTGCTTTGGTGCGTGCTGACGAAAACGGCAATCCTACGGGCTACGTCTGCGAAAACGGGCTGCTTTTGGTTTTGGGCAAGCTTAAATTCACGGTTGAGGAATACAAAAAAGCGCTGCTTGTATGGCAGGACTATGCTTTCAGCCGCGGCGTTACGGCGGCGGGCGAGGCGTATGCGGATGCCGGCGGAGAAAACGGCATACGCGCCTATTCGGAGCTTGACAGGGAAGGAAAGCTCAAGCTTCGCAGTTTCGGAATGCACTGCGTTATGGAAACTACGGAAACTCCTGTTGAAGACGTACAGCGTATTGCGGAGCGCGCGAAAAAATACAACGGCGAACATTTCAAAATAAACGCGCTGAAGCTTTTTATGGACGGTGTTATTGAAGCTCATACAGGCTGGCTTGAAGAAGAATATGCCGACCAGCCGGGCTATTTCGGCGCAAAGCGTTTCTGTGACAGGGAAAAGCTTGCGCTGACAATCAAAGCCGGTTTTGAAAACGGACTGACTTCGCATATACACAGCGTTGGCGACGCCGCTACGCGCTGCGCCCTCGACGCAATAGAGAACGCGGAGCTTGAAACGGGGAATTTCGGCATGCGCTGCGCTCTTGCACATCTTCAGCAGGTTCGTCCGGCAGACGTAAAGCGTATGGCGGATTTGAACTGCGTCGCGGTCGTTGCCCCTCTCTGGTGCGCAAAGGCTCAGCCGTATTACGATATGGAGTGCGGCTACGTCGGCGAAGAACGCGCGTTAAGAGATTATCCCGTAAAGGCTTTCAGGGATTATGGCGCGGCGATTGCTTTCCATACGGATTTTCCTGTTTCGCCGAGCTTTGATATGCCCGGACAGATATACATGGCGAATATGAGACAGATGCCTTACAGCTATGCGCCGCTGCTGGGAGCCAATAGCTGCGGGGCAAAATCGCAGCGCGGCGCGGAGCAGGCGATAGACAGAATGGAAGCGCTGAAAGCGATGACGGTTAACGTTGCGTGGATGAACCATGAAGAAAACAGGCTCGGAACAATAGAGACGGGCAAAATTGCAAACTTTACGGTGTATGACACGGATTTTGTCAACTGTGACGTTGAAGAAATTCCGACTGCCAAGCTTGTCGCCACGCTTGTTGAGGGAGAAGAGGTCTATAAAGCTCAGCAGTAA
- a CDS encoding autotransporter outer membrane beta-barrel domain-containing protein, whose protein sequence is MKKKIVRLLTALFLIALFAASASCEEIIPGITKDTLALAQSKFSTVDSISDANNLLSGAGLENAVLAANESKGHFNPFFAANWTHSKMKPLGEVSMDSSNFVFGLSKRTSDRFVYGILFQAGRGRYESTDDYIVSKGDAAYMGGGLFLRYDSPKRWYTQLAFAAGRAWGDFASDDMITAEGGRYAYDYNKGGYRIFNFAFGKITEVKGGELNTYFKLLDELGVSAALVVDDYDIHVAAQDLTRLRAGFRYQTRKENALNGYFGLAYEYCFNFNTGVSLASALWADPEDVTAPDISGGSGMAEFGITYKKQGSPWKFDLGLQGFAGKQDSLSATLTAVREF, encoded by the coding sequence ATGAAGAAAAAAATTGTGCGGCTTTTGACGGCGCTTTTTCTTATCGCGCTGTTTGCCGCATCGGCATCCTGCGAGGAAATTATTCCGGGTATTACAAAAGACACGCTTGCTCTGGCTCAGTCAAAATTTTCGACGGTAGATTCGATTTCAGACGCGAACAATCTGCTTTCCGGCGCCGGACTGGAGAACGCTGTGCTGGCGGCAAACGAATCAAAGGGACATTTTAATCCGTTTTTTGCCGCGAACTGGACGCACAGCAAAATGAAACCGCTGGGCGAAGTGAGTATGGACAGTAGCAACTTCGTATTCGGTCTTTCAAAACGGACTTCGGACAGATTTGTGTACGGCATTCTGTTCCAGGCGGGCAGAGGACGCTATGAAAGCACCGACGATTACATCGTTTCCAAAGGCGATGCCGCCTATATGGGCGGAGGGCTGTTTCTGCGGTACGACTCGCCCAAACGCTGGTACACGCAGTTGGCTTTTGCCGCCGGACGCGCATGGGGAGATTTCGCGAGCGACGACATGATTACTGCCGAGGGCGGAAGATACGCCTACGACTACAACAAAGGCGGATACAGAATTTTTAACTTTGCTTTTGGAAAGATTACCGAGGTTAAAGGCGGGGAACTGAATACGTATTTTAAGTTGCTTGACGAACTTGGTGTCAGCGCCGCGCTGGTCGTGGACGATTATGACATTCACGTGGCGGCTCAGGACTTGACAAGGCTTCGCGCCGGTTTCAGGTATCAGACGCGGAAAGAAAATGCCCTGAACGGCTATTTCGGGCTTGCCTATGAATACTGTTTCAACTTTAACACCGGCGTTTCACTTGCTTCCGCGCTTTGGGCAGATCCGGAAGACGTGACGGCGCCTGACATATCCGGCGGAAGCGGTATGGCAGAGTTCGGCATCACGTATAAAAAGCAGGGTTCTCCCTGGAAATTTGATCTGGGGCTGCAGGGCTTTGCGGGAAAACAGGACAGCCTGTCTGCAACCCTGACCGCTGTAAGGGAATTTTAA
- a CDS encoding GNAT family N-acetyltransferase, producing MSKINVRFAQESETEKILYFIKKIAEYEHMEDQVEATAETLRKSIFERREAEALFVSLDGKDVGFAVFFQNFSTFVGRAGIWLEDLYVLPEHRGKGCGEALFSYLAGVAKERGCKRFEWCCLNWNTPGIEFYRAHGAKPMSEWTTWRLSGKELDKLDKYGK from the coding sequence ATGAGCAAAATTAACGTCCGCTTTGCGCAGGAAAGCGAAACTGAAAAAATATTGTATTTCATCAAAAAAATTGCCGAATACGAACACATGGAAGATCAGGTTGAGGCAACGGCCGAAACGCTTCGTAAGTCAATTTTTGAGCGCCGTGAGGCGGAAGCGCTCTTTGTGTCGCTTGACGGGAAAGACGTCGGCTTTGCGGTATTTTTCCAGAATTTCTCAACCTTTGTGGGCAGGGCAGGCATTTGGCTCGAAGATTTGTACGTTCTGCCGGAGCACAGGGGAAAAGGCTGCGGGGAGGCGCTTTTCAGTTACCTTGCCGGAGTTGCGAAAGAACGGGGCTGCAAACGTTTTGAATGGTGCTGCCTGAACTGGAATACCCCGGGCATAGAGTTTTACCGCGCGCACGGCGCAAAACCGATGAGCGAATGGACAACGTGGCGGCTCAGCGGAAAAGAACTGGATAAACTTGATAAATACGGAAAATAA
- a CDS encoding carboxylesterase family protein, producing the protein MRKLFSFDDIIVAFVSAIGYGVGFCVPDAYGAKTIFSGIVSIIAGDVLFVAADKLVARKYFQVVPRRKKLLFAAVVVCFLISYALCMKLWGYSIYHNLAEMLEFVVGFPIIVLAVSFAVRTYKTKKMRAEYGDGTEGVTLDEDEIASIKDTCGENSAITGEYDESCAVKTRTGVFVGKERKKVRAFLGIPYARAERWKAPQPLESSDAVFEAYYFGSSAVQPQSNRNYAGYLPQSEDCLTLNVWTAAGKSEKKCPVLVYIHGGDFACGSSAVPLYHGRDFVRRHKDVLFVSLNYRLGLLGFANFAGISGAEEYPDSQNLGLLDQIEALKWIKENIAAFGGDPDNITVAGEHAGGVSALLLGVIKQAEGLFDKIFVLAGNFESLYTPEQQNELCLKFAKAAGAENMEQLLALAPEQILDAQKALGSDVTMPVCDGIVPSSPYREIADGAAKNINILAGMAENEFGSWVSSMGEADSAEMITFYLKAAIEDDSKRGRLLKKLYEEQLEQGAAEEDALECIFSRFGCEAGLLLTCRLQSKAGGAARCFRWKAGSPIEKFGASSYACLFHLLGNSEYAEKCGYLCRSDLEETLQACLVNFMKKGNPSLYQHEVKNVGEIKWQTFAKKEAVMEFTEDSAEYGAEDIIEYCRKFDEILLNG; encoded by the coding sequence ATGAGGAAACTGTTCAGTTTTGACGATATTATAGTTGCTTTTGTCAGTGCCATAGGCTACGGCGTCGGTTTTTGCGTGCCTGACGCGTACGGCGCCAAAACAATTTTCTCCGGAATTGTTTCAATAATTGCCGGCGATGTTCTGTTTGTTGCGGCAGATAAGCTTGTGGCACGAAAATATTTCCAAGTTGTTCCGCGCAGGAAAAAACTGCTGTTTGCGGCGGTTGTCGTTTGTTTTCTTATTTCATACGCGCTGTGCATGAAGCTGTGGGGATACAGCATTTACCATAATCTTGCAGAGATGCTGGAATTTGTTGTAGGTTTCCCGATTATTGTTCTTGCAGTGTCGTTTGCAGTCCGCACGTACAAAACGAAGAAAATGCGTGCCGAATACGGAGACGGTACGGAGGGTGTGACGCTTGACGAAGATGAAATAGCGTCAATTAAAGACACCTGCGGCGAAAACAGCGCAATTACAGGAGAGTATGACGAAAGCTGCGCCGTCAAAACGCGGACGGGTGTTTTTGTTGGAAAAGAGAGGAAGAAAGTCCGCGCGTTTCTCGGAATACCGTATGCAAGGGCTGAACGCTGGAAAGCGCCTCAGCCGCTTGAAAGTTCCGATGCGGTTTTTGAAGCGTATTATTTTGGATCTTCTGCCGTTCAGCCGCAAAGCAACCGCAACTATGCAGGGTATCTTCCGCAGTCGGAGGACTGCCTGACGCTTAACGTCTGGACTGCCGCAGGCAAGTCTGAAAAAAAATGCCCCGTGCTCGTGTATATTCACGGAGGGGATTTTGCCTGCGGAAGCTCGGCTGTCCCGTTGTATCACGGCAGGGATTTTGTCCGCAGGCACAAGGACGTTTTATTCGTGTCGTTAAATTACAGGCTCGGGCTGCTTGGTTTCGCAAATTTTGCGGGAATTTCCGGAGCGGAGGAATATCCCGACAGTCAAAACCTGGGGCTGCTTGACCAGATTGAAGCTCTGAAATGGATTAAGGAGAATATAGCGGCATTCGGCGGGGATCCTGACAATATAACCGTAGCAGGCGAGCATGCCGGAGGCGTTTCAGCACTGCTTTTGGGCGTTATAAAGCAGGCTGAAGGACTTTTTGACAAAATTTTTGTCCTTGCAGGAAATTTCGAGTCTCTTTACACGCCTGAACAGCAGAACGAACTCTGCTTAAAATTTGCAAAAGCTGCCGGAGCCGAAAACATGGAACAGCTGCTTGCGCTTGCGCCGGAACAAATTCTTGACGCTCAGAAAGCGCTCGGCAGCGATGTAACGATGCCTGTCTGCGACGGAATTGTTCCTTCCAGCCCGTACCGCGAAATTGCGGACGGGGCTGCAAAGAATATCAATATTCTTGCCGGAATGGCTGAGAATGAATTCGGCTCGTGGGTTTCCTCCATGGGTGAGGCAGACAGCGCGGAAATGATTACTTTCTATCTGAAAGCGGCGATTGAAGATGATTCTAAAAGAGGCAGACTGCTGAAAAAACTGTATGAAGAACAGCTTGAACAGGGTGCGGCGGAAGAAGACGCCCTGGAGTGTATTTTCTCGCGTTTCGGCTGCGAGGCTGGACTGCTTCTGACGTGCAGACTGCAGAGCAAGGCAGGGGGCGCGGCGCGCTGTTTCCGCTGGAAAGCAGGTTCTCCGATTGAAAAATTCGGGGCAAGCAGCTACGCGTGCCTGTTCCATCTTTTGGGCAACAGCGAATATGCAGAAAAATGCGGCTATCTCTGCCGTTCCGATTTGGAAGAAACGCTTCAGGCGTGCCTCGTCAACTTTATGAAAAAAGGCAATCCGTCGCTGTATCAGCACGAGGTTAAAAACGTCGGCGAAATAAAGTGGCAGACCTTTGCGAAAAAAGAGGCTGTTATGGAGTTCACGGAAGACAGCGCGGAATACGGCGCGGAGGACATAATCGAATACTGCCGGAAATTCGACGAAATTCTGCTGAACGGTTGA
- a CDS encoding LrgB family protein has protein sequence MSGFNSLFCSSAVTIFAFLFGCAVQRRFKSPLLNPMIFGIFISIGAISFLKIDYAEYAKDTAFISFLLTPATVCLALSLYEQFELLKKNWLPVLAAIISGVLANGIFIFAAALLFKLGRYDYVSLLPKSITTPIGIAVSSQLSACVPLTVAGICVTGITGNMFGKEFCKLCGINNPIAKGVAMGTASHVIGTAKAMEMGEVEGAFSSLSLIVTGIISVGAINLFAKLM, from the coding sequence ATGAGCGGCTTTAATTCGCTGTTTTGTTCGTCGGCAGTAACGATTTTTGCGTTTCTGTTCGGCTGCGCCGTTCAGCGCCGTTTCAAATCGCCGCTGCTGAATCCGATGATTTTCGGTATTTTTATTTCAATCGGAGCAATATCCTTTCTCAAAATTGATTATGCCGAATACGCGAAAGACACGGCGTTTATCTCTTTTCTGCTGACGCCGGCAACGGTCTGCCTTGCCCTGTCGCTTTACGAACAGTTTGAACTGCTGAAGAAAAATTGGCTGCCTGTTCTGGCTGCAATAATTTCCGGCGTGCTTGCGAACGGGATTTTTATTTTTGCAGCTGCCCTGCTTTTCAAGCTCGGGCGTTACGATTACGTAAGCCTGCTTCCGAAGTCCATCACGACGCCCATAGGCATAGCCGTCAGCAGCCAGCTGTCCGCCTGCGTTCCTCTCACGGTTGCGGGTATATGCGTGACGGGCATAACAGGAAATATGTTCGGCAAAGAATTCTGCAAGCTTTGCGGAATTAACAACCCGATTGCAAAGGGTGTCGCCATGGGAACGGCTTCCCACGTCATAGGCACTGCCAAGGCTATGGAAATGGGAGAAGTCGAGGGAGCGTTCAGCAGTCTGTCGCTGATAGTGACCGGAATAATTTCCGTCGGGGCAATAAATCTTTTTGCAAAATTAATGTAG
- the pyrR gene encoding bifunctional pyr operon transcriptional regulator/uracil phosphoribosyltransferase PyrR — translation MELKAKLMDEAQMMRSLARMAHEIIEKTNGAENICLVGIKRRGIPLAKLLAENIRKFTDVDVPVGEIDVTLHRDDLNELPSKPETVDSSIPCELKRKTVILVDDVLYTGRTARAAMDALLDFGRPAVIRLAVLVDRGHRELPIRPDFVGKNVPTSHEERVHVSITPTDDKNEVELYGEML, via the coding sequence ATGGAGCTTAAAGCAAAACTTATGGACGAAGCGCAGATGATGCGTTCGCTTGCCAGAATGGCGCATGAAATAATTGAGAAGACGAACGGGGCGGAGAATATCTGCCTTGTGGGCATTAAACGGCGCGGAATTCCTTTGGCGAAGCTGCTTGCCGAAAATATCAGAAAATTCACGGACGTTGACGTGCCTGTGGGCGAGATAGACGTTACGCTCCACAGGGACGACCTTAACGAACTGCCGAGCAAACCTGAAACGGTTGACAGCAGTATTCCCTGCGAGCTGAAAAGAAAGACCGTTATACTTGTTGACGACGTCCTTTACACGGGCAGAACAGCGCGGGCGGCAATGGACGCGCTGCTTGATTTCGGACGGCCGGCAGTCATACGCCTTGCGGTGCTTGTTGACCGTGGACACAGGGAACTGCCGATACGCCCCGATTTCGTCGGCAAAAACGTGCCGACCTCGCACGAGGAACGGGTGCACGTCAGCATTACGCCGACAGACGATAAAAACGAAGTAGAACTGTACGGAGAAATGTTATGA
- a CDS encoding amidohydrolase family protein: MKKKFTGLLAFLALTALFSAVIFAGGCDGGKENANDMVLYGNVVTMDEDNPLCEAVVVKNGTIVFAGSKDEAEKYISAKTSSIDYGDNFIYPGFVDGHSHIGLMATLLCNGLQLRAEDPLIENAAKMKEFIEKNPGKEVYKGFGFWYLSDGKDKGTSLDHSIFDRASTTVPIVCVDGGGHSALLNKAAIEHFKLKELIPVYNKDGCDGIKVDADGEPTGYVVETPRFDIVESLSISKEDLKQYILDNQEDYISRGYTTICEAGILETEALPMVSAYKELAQEKKLKLKIRALCQISETTKDPLKEVERIISLAKQCNDEYFKITGVKIFVDGVPEALTSWTNKPYTASAGKGDNYYGYKRWTDSNKETFTEIVRKANKNGLLVHAHAMGEGAVHYVTDRFEEARKGMPDEDYRNGFAHVSFIENEDMNRLKDNKISVFLAPQWSAWKDDTKGDETKIYGEDKAKQMYKIKSFINKGITASFHTDGAGTVPKMIYCAVTRSYPDKTLNPQVRGENEKVSPAEALKCLSVVPAYTMKEQDNFGCIKKGMRADLVVYDTDFRDEDTVASLDCTKLPLSVFSSGKHIDLSETDK, encoded by the coding sequence ATGAAGAAAAAATTTACAGGGCTTTTGGCGTTTTTAGCGCTTACCGCGCTGTTTTCGGCGGTGATATTCGCCGGAGGGTGCGACGGCGGTAAAGAAAATGCTAACGACATGGTTCTTTACGGCAACGTTGTTACTATGGACGAAGACAATCCTCTCTGTGAAGCGGTAGTGGTGAAGAACGGCACGATTGTCTTTGCAGGAAGTAAAGATGAAGCAGAAAAATATATTAGTGCAAAGACAAGCAGCATTGATTACGGAGATAACTTCATTTACCCTGGCTTCGTTGACGGACACTCCCACATAGGTCTTATGGCTACGTTGTTATGCAATGGTCTGCAGCTGCGAGCCGAAGACCCGCTTATTGAAAATGCTGCTAAAATGAAAGAATTTATTGAAAAAAATCCGGGAAAAGAAGTCTATAAAGGCTTCGGCTTCTGGTATCTGTCAGATGGTAAAGATAAAGGGACTTCACTTGACCATAGCATATTTGACAGAGCTTCCACTACGGTTCCGATTGTATGTGTAGACGGAGGCGGTCATTCTGCGCTGCTCAATAAGGCGGCAATAGAACACTTTAAGTTGAAAGAGTTGATTCCGGTTTACAATAAGGACGGCTGCGACGGTATAAAGGTTGATGCTGACGGAGAGCCTACCGGATACGTTGTTGAGACACCGCGTTTTGACATTGTGGAGAGCTTGTCCATAAGCAAAGAGGATTTGAAACAATATATTCTTGACAATCAGGAGGACTATATTTCCCGCGGCTACACGACCATTTGCGAGGCAGGAATCCTTGAGACGGAGGCTCTTCCGATGGTCAGCGCTTACAAAGAGCTTGCGCAGGAAAAGAAACTTAAATTAAAGATCAGAGCATTATGTCAGATATCCGAGACAACTAAAGATCCTTTGAAAGAAGTTGAGCGTATCATTTCTCTTGCAAAACAATGCAATGACGAATATTTTAAAATAACCGGGGTCAAGATCTTCGTTGACGGCGTCCCCGAAGCGCTCACATCTTGGACGAATAAGCCTTACACCGCTTCCGCAGGCAAGGGTGACAATTATTACGGCTACAAAAGGTGGACTGACTCAAATAAAGAAACATTTACCGAAATAGTAAGGAAAGCAAACAAAAACGGACTTCTTGTACATGCGCATGCTATGGGAGAGGGAGCTGTTCATTATGTGACAGACCGCTTTGAAGAAGCGCGCAAGGGTATGCCTGATGAAGACTACCGCAACGGTTTTGCACATGTATCATTTATTGAGAACGAGGATATGAATCGGCTCAAAGACAATAAAATATCGGTATTTCTCGCTCCTCAGTGGTCTGCGTGGAAAGATGACACAAAGGGAGACGAAACGAAAATTTACGGCGAAGACAAAGCCAAACAGATGTACAAGATCAAATCGTTCATTAACAAGGGTATAACTGCGAGCTTCCATACCGACGGAGCCGGTACTGTACCGAAAATGATTTATTGCGCTGTCACGAGAAGTTACCCGGACAAAACGTTAAATCCCCAGGTGCGGGGAGAGAACGAAAAAGTCTCACCCGCCGAAGCATTGAAGTGCCTGTCAGTTGTCCCTGCATACACAATGAAAGAGCAGGATAACTTTGGCTGCATAAAGAAAGGAATGCGTGCCGACTTGGTGGTCTATGACACCGACTTTAGGGATGAAGACACCGTAGCTTCGTTAGACTGTACGAAACTCCCGCTGTCGGTATTCTCCTCCGGCAAGCATATCGATCTGTCCGAAACAGACAAATAA